TCGCAGGTTCGGTCGTGGAGTCATAATGACCCAGAGTTTCGATAAAACGCCCATCGCGCGGCGAACGGGCATCGGCAACCACAATGCGATAGAAAGGACTTTTCTTAGCGCCCATACGTTTCAGACGAATTTTTACCGCCATGAAATCACCTCCTTTACAAAAGTTTACACTAGTAAAACTACAGCGCTCTTTAATTAATGCATGAAAGGCAATTTAAAGCCTTTTTTGCCCGTCTTCTGCATCTCCTGCAGCCGTTTCATCATCTTTTTCGCTTCGGCAAATTGTTTCAGCAGACGGTTTACGTCCTGAACCTTAGTGCCGCTACCCATAGCAATACGTTTACGCCGGCTGCCATTAATAATCGAGGGATCACGCCGCTCTTTTTTCGTCATTGAGCGAATGATGGCCTCCACATGCTTGAGTTCCTTTTCATCGAATTTTAAACCCTGCAGTTTTTTTAGGTTGCCCATGCCAGGAAGCATGCTAAGAAGCTGATCGAGCGGGCCCAGTTTTTTCAGTTGCTGTAGTTGATCTAAAAAGTCATCAAGCGTAAATTCCTCTTTGCGGATTTTCTTTTCCATCTCTCTGGCTTGTTCCAGATTGATGGCTTCTTCCGCCTTTTCAATAAGACTTAAAACATCGCCCATACCCAGGATGCGAGAAGCCATCCGGTCTGGGTAAAAAGGCTCAAGAGCATCAAGCTTTTCGCCCATCCCTACATATTTAATCGGCCGCCCGGTTACTGCCCTTACTGACAGCGCCGCACCGCCGCGGGCATCACCGTCCAGCTTAGTCAGAATTACGCCGTCGATGCCGAGTTGCTCATTAAAGGCTTCCGCTACCGTAACGGCGTCCTGACCGGTCATCGCGTCAACAACCAACAAAATTTCGTGCGGTTTTACTGTATTTTTAATTGCTTTGAGTTCGTCCATCAACTGTTCGTTGATGTGAAGACGCCCGGCCGTATCGATAATGACAATATCCCGTGCGTGCGATAGGGCGTGTTCAATCGCCTTTTGGGCGATACGAACCGGGCTTTCCTTGTCGCCAAGAGTAAAAACAGGAAGTCCCAGTTTTTCTCCTAACACCTGCAGCTGCTTGATAGCAGCTGGACGGTAAACGTCGGCTGCAACCAGGAGCGGGCGTTTATTTTGCTTTTTAAGCAGGTGCGCAAGCTTGCCTGCTGTCGTCGTCTTGCCGGCTCCTTGGAGACCCACCAGCATTACGACCGTAGGGGGCCGTGAAGAAATAGTTATTCGGCTTTGTGTGCCCCCCATAAGTTGGGTGAGTTCTTCATAGACAATTTTGATTACATGCTGGGCCGGTGTAAGACTGGCCATCACTTCCTGTCCTACCGCGCGTTCTTTAACCCTGGCAATGAAGTCTTTGGCCACCTTAAAGTTGACGTCAGCTTCCAGCAGAGCCATTCGCACTTCGCGCAGCGCATCGCTGACATCACTTTCAGTCAGTTTTCCCCGCCCGCGGAGTCTTTTTGAAAGTCTGCTGCAACTTGTCCGCCAATCCTTCAAATACCATATTCCCACCACCTTCATGTTTCCAGCAAGCGTTCCAGAATTTCCAGCGCCTTACTAACTTGGGGCTGCTGAAGAACCTCTGCGGGCAAGCCGCTTAAGAGTTCGCATGCCTGGCGGATACGTTTCTGCTCAGACTGACGGCGCTCCACCAATCGCAGCTTTGCTTCAAATTCTTCTAGTATCAGCTCTGCCCGCCGCAATATGTCATGAACCGCTTGGCGGGAAACGTTAAATTCTTCGGCGATCTCCGACAGCGAATAGTCCTGAAAATAGTGCATCTCCAGACATTCTTTCTGCCGGTTAGTAAGCAG
Above is a window of Thermosinus carboxydivorans Nor1 DNA encoding:
- the ylxM gene encoding YlxM family DNA-binding protein, with amino-acid sequence MLDKVLRIGVLYDYYGALLTNRQKECLEMHYFQDYSLSEIAEEFNVSRQAVHDILRRAELILEEFEAKLRLVERRQSEQKRIRQACELLSGLPAEVLQQPQVSKALEILERLLET